A genomic window from Candidatus Palauibacter scopulicola includes:
- a CDS encoding cytochrome c oxidase assembly protein codes for MQWWCAAQGIPWDWSWRPYPGVWLFIALLCLAYRAFTRGAAPSRLEVVRFAGGALMLWVALDWPVGALGSGYLASVHMVQFLLIALLAPPLLIAGLPRAALERVRGGAVISLLGFLARPLIALLFFNAIVIATHWPEVVDGLMATQAGSLAIDMAWLGGGLVFWWPVVSPVPHRPRFPLGVRIGYLIASTVLMTLPYVFLTFAELPFYATYELAPPVGTLSAGEDQRLAGLIMRIGGGTILWTAAGIIFWFWYRSENDAVR; via the coding sequence ATGCAATGGTGGTGTGCGGCCCAGGGTATCCCGTGGGACTGGTCGTGGCGCCCCTACCCGGGCGTCTGGCTCTTCATCGCGCTCCTGTGCCTCGCCTATCGCGCCTTCACGCGGGGCGCCGCGCCTTCGCGACTCGAGGTCGTCCGCTTCGCCGGCGGCGCGCTCATGCTCTGGGTCGCGCTGGACTGGCCGGTCGGTGCGCTGGGTTCGGGATACCTGGCGTCGGTGCACATGGTGCAGTTCCTCCTCATCGCGCTGCTCGCCCCGCCGCTCCTCATCGCGGGCCTACCGCGCGCGGCGCTGGAACGGGTGCGCGGGGGCGCGGTCATCTCCCTCCTCGGATTCCTCGCGCGGCCGCTCATCGCGCTGCTCTTCTTCAACGCGATCGTCATCGCGACGCACTGGCCGGAGGTTGTGGACGGCCTCATGGCCACGCAGGCAGGCTCGCTCGCCATCGACATGGCCTGGCTGGGCGGCGGACTCGTGTTCTGGTGGCCCGTCGTGAGCCCGGTGCCGCACCGGCCGCGTTTTCCGCTCGGCGTGCGGATCGGCTACCTGATCGCGAGCACCGTGTTGATGACGCTGCCGTACGTCTTCCTGACGTTCGCGGAACTCCCCTTCTACGCCACGTACGAACTCGCGCCGCCGGTGGGCACCCTCTCCGCGGGGGAAGACCAGCGGCTCGCGGGGCTGATCATGCGGATCGGAGGAGGCACGATCCTGTGGACGGCGGCGGGCATCATCTTCTGGTTCTGGTACCGCTCGGAGAACGACGCCGTCCGCTGA
- a CDS encoding SCO family protein translates to MRPARVVAAAAVACGTSLAGLACASPDTAFDRTEGTGELRGLAVEQPFEAPEFALTDSRGRRFDFRRETAGALTLLFFGYTNCPDICPVQMAVLGAALDDLSYADRREIEVVFVTTDPARDTPDRLRSWLDLFDDSFVGLYGEMETVNEIQAGFRLPPARIEETSPPPGAGEPYLVGHATPVVAVTGDGVARALYPSGVRQTDWRHDLPLLLRLNRSVSKAGGEAGPSGG, encoded by the coding sequence ATGAGGCCGGCGCGCGTCGTTGCCGCCGCCGCGGTCGCATGCGGGACCAGTCTCGCCGGGCTCGCCTGCGCCTCCCCCGACACGGCATTCGACCGCACGGAGGGCACGGGGGAGCTGCGCGGGCTGGCGGTCGAACAGCCGTTCGAGGCGCCGGAGTTCGCGCTGACGGATTCGCGGGGGCGCCGGTTCGACTTCCGGCGGGAGACCGCGGGGGCGCTCACGCTGCTCTTCTTCGGGTATACGAACTGCCCCGACATCTGTCCCGTGCAGATGGCGGTGCTCGGGGCCGCGCTCGACGATCTTTCCTACGCGGATCGCCGCGAGATCGAAGTCGTCTTCGTGACGACGGATCCGGCGCGCGACACGCCGGACCGGCTGCGGAGCTGGCTGGACCTCTTCGACGACTCCTTCGTCGGCCTGTACGGAGAGATGGAGACGGTGAACGAGATCCAGGCGGGGTTCCGCCTTCCGCCCGCGCGGATCGAAGAGACCTCGCCCCCACCGGGCGCGGGAGAGCCGTATCTCGTGGGGCATGCGACGCCGGTGGTCGCCGTCACGGGCGATGGCGTGGCGCGGGCGCTGTACCCGAGCGGCGTGCGCCAGACCGACTGGCGGCACGACCTTCCGCTGCTCCTGCGACTCAACCGGTCCGTTTCGAAGGCGGGGGGCGAAGCGGGTCCGAGCGGCGGCTGA
- a CDS encoding DUF445 family protein encodes MEFDWLRALVTVAFGALAGGITNRIAVWMIFHPYRPPKILGRPVRWLQGAVPKNQKRLADSVGGVVGGALLTPEDITSELRQLESAFRERLRELAVELSEGEQPALADLLPEDALVEVRELLARILGQGREFLAGTLDSPDFGDESGRLLESIRESLSDESLSRTLEPERIAAIRETMDGWLARLVDSSAFEATVRRHLDEAARQLLQPHRTFEQLIPAGLVAALEHAIKDYLPVAIERLGRLLDDPDARRRIEHVLGELFDRFMQDLRFHQRVVARLIVTEETVTHALDALREEGADRLGGVLREPEVQTAIARHVNDGVVEFLRHPPSEVIGGAGDPQVESALDASAEWLVKAARDPGSRAFMLDRLEGLLERFGERSWADLLGAVPADRVAASLAAGFRSDAGRVLFDSIAEPMADRLLHTPIGRLGRFLREDAAGRLADTLAAPAWDWIVRRVPEVAERIRIAERISTKIENFSIERIEHLVRDISQREFDLIVRLGYLLGAGIGTGLVILDSLPVLEFIRGLFG; translated from the coding sequence ATGGAGTTCGACTGGCTGCGCGCCCTCGTCACGGTGGCCTTCGGCGCCCTGGCGGGCGGAATCACGAACCGGATCGCCGTCTGGATGATCTTCCATCCCTACCGTCCGCCGAAGATTCTGGGCCGGCCCGTGCGGTGGTTGCAGGGAGCGGTGCCGAAGAACCAGAAGCGGCTGGCGGATTCGGTCGGCGGCGTCGTGGGGGGAGCGCTCCTCACGCCGGAAGACATCACCTCCGAACTGCGGCAACTCGAGTCCGCGTTCCGGGAGCGACTGCGGGAACTCGCGGTCGAACTCAGTGAAGGAGAGCAACCCGCGCTGGCCGATCTCCTTCCGGAGGACGCGCTCGTCGAGGTCCGGGAACTCCTCGCGCGGATCCTCGGACAGGGCCGCGAGTTCCTGGCCGGGACGCTGGACTCCCCGGACTTCGGGGATGAGTCCGGGCGCCTCCTCGAGTCGATCCGTGAGTCGCTGAGCGACGAGTCCCTCTCCCGGACACTGGAACCGGAACGGATCGCGGCCATCCGCGAGACGATGGACGGCTGGCTCGCGCGGCTCGTCGATTCGTCGGCCTTCGAGGCGACGGTGCGTCGCCACCTGGACGAGGCCGCGCGGCAGCTGCTCCAGCCGCACCGGACGTTCGAGCAGCTGATTCCCGCGGGGCTCGTGGCCGCGCTGGAGCACGCGATCAAGGACTACCTGCCGGTCGCCATCGAGCGCCTGGGCCGGCTGCTCGATGACCCGGACGCGCGAAGACGGATCGAGCATGTGCTGGGGGAGCTGTTCGACCGCTTCATGCAGGATCTCCGCTTCCACCAGCGCGTCGTGGCCCGCCTCATCGTCACGGAGGAAACGGTGACGCACGCGCTCGACGCCCTGCGCGAGGAGGGCGCCGATCGCCTTGGCGGCGTCCTGCGCGAGCCGGAGGTCCAGACGGCGATCGCGCGGCACGTCAACGACGGCGTCGTCGAGTTCCTCCGGCACCCTCCCTCGGAGGTCATCGGCGGCGCGGGCGATCCTCAGGTCGAGAGCGCGCTCGACGCGTCGGCGGAGTGGCTCGTGAAGGCGGCGCGGGATCCGGGCTCGCGCGCCTTCATGCTCGACCGGCTGGAGGGACTGCTCGAGCGCTTCGGAGAGAGGAGCTGGGCGGACCTGCTCGGCGCCGTCCCGGCCGACCGCGTGGCGGCCTCGCTTGCCGCCGGCTTCCGGTCCGACGCGGGACGCGTCCTGTTCGATTCGATCGCCGAGCCGATGGCGGACCGGCTCCTGCACACGCCGATCGGGCGGCTCGGCCGCTTCCTGCGCGAGGATGCCGCGGGACGGCTCGCGGATACGCTCGCCGCGCCGGCGTGGGACTGGATCGTCCGCCGGGTGCCGGAGGTGGCGGAACGAATCCGGATCGCCGAACGTATCTCGACGAAGATCGAGAACTTCTCCATCGAGCGGATCGAACACCTTGTTCGCGACATCAGCCAGCGCGAATTCGACCTCATCGTGCGGCTCGGATACCTGCTCGGCGCCGGCATCGGCACCGGACTCGTGATCCTCGACTCCCTCCCGGTACTCGAGTTCATCCGGGGACTGTTCGGATGA
- a CDS encoding DUF1499 domain-containing protein, translating to MEASPEGGQTRGRSRWFRENSADTRAPGGPEPRVYEVAFSRVWDQLLTYAGRRWWWTLAHRDEDLGLISVRCVFPLLRWADDLTIWVALDSNGLTRVEAFSRARRRDFDLGMNRRRIRRMLKSLDRALGPRARLPESARGGDARDTPGET from the coding sequence ATGGAGGCATCTCCCGAGGGCGGGCAGACCCGCGGGCGTTCCCGCTGGTTTCGCGAGAATTCGGCGGACACCCGTGCGCCGGGCGGCCCCGAGCCGCGCGTCTACGAGGTCGCCTTCTCCCGGGTCTGGGACCAACTGCTGACGTACGCGGGGCGGCGTTGGTGGTGGACGCTCGCCCACCGCGACGAAGACCTCGGACTCATCTCCGTGAGGTGTGTCTTCCCGCTACTGCGCTGGGCGGATGACCTGACGATCTGGGTCGCCCTGGATTCGAACGGGCTCACGCGGGTGGAGGCGTTTTCCCGTGCGCGACGGCGGGATTTCGATCTCGGCATGAACCGGCGACGGATCCGGCGCATGCTGAAGTCCCTCGACCGGGCGCTGGGACCGCGAGCGAGGCTGCCCGAATCCGCTCGCGGCGGGGACGCGCGGGATACGCCGGGGGAGACGTGA
- a CDS encoding nucleotidyltransferase family protein, translating to MQAIIPLAGMGTRVRPHTHTRPKPLLRVANRPVLSYVVEQLRAEGVDDLICITGHLAGQIRAFMAEEFPGLPVTYVEQAAQRGTADAIALAEPHVTGPVLIVFVDTLFDADFSVLHRHASASGIIWAKEVEDYQRFGVILTDEAGYMKRIVEKPSEPVSKLANIGVYYVKDHELMFEGIRHVMDRDPQLGEYFLTDAFQYMIDRGARLHTAEVGGWFDCGKPETLLETNRVMLERGHGGDPDLPDSVTVDGAIAIAADAIVETSAVGPNVSVASGSRVRGSRLRDTIVGADSVIEDCDLIDSLVGDRVTLRGVRGRVSVGDDGVVEGERT from the coding sequence ATGCAGGCCATAATACCGTTGGCGGGAATGGGTACAAGGGTCCGTCCCCACACCCACACCCGTCCCAAACCCTTACTCCGCGTGGCCAATCGGCCCGTGCTTTCCTACGTCGTCGAGCAGCTCCGAGCCGAGGGCGTCGACGATCTCATCTGCATTACCGGGCACCTCGCCGGCCAGATCCGGGCCTTCATGGCGGAGGAGTTCCCCGGCCTCCCCGTCACCTACGTGGAACAGGCCGCTCAGCGGGGCACGGCGGACGCGATCGCGCTGGCGGAGCCCCATGTGACCGGGCCGGTCCTCATCGTGTTCGTGGACACGCTCTTCGATGCCGACTTCAGCGTCCTGCACCGCCACGCGTCGGCGTCCGGCATCATCTGGGCCAAGGAGGTGGAGGACTACCAGCGGTTCGGCGTCATCCTCACCGACGAAGCGGGGTACATGAAGCGGATCGTCGAGAAGCCGTCGGAACCGGTATCGAAGCTCGCGAACATCGGCGTCTACTACGTGAAGGATCACGAACTGATGTTCGAAGGGATTCGGCATGTGATGGATCGGGATCCTCAGCTCGGGGAGTATTTCCTCACGGACGCGTTCCAGTACATGATCGACCGTGGCGCACGTCTCCATACGGCGGAAGTCGGCGGCTGGTTTGACTGCGGGAAGCCGGAAACGCTGCTCGAGACGAATCGGGTGATGCTCGAGCGCGGACACGGAGGGGATCCCGACCTGCCGGATTCCGTCACCGTGGACGGAGCCATCGCGATCGCGGCCGATGCCATCGTCGAGACCTCCGCGGTCGGCCCCAACGTGAGCGTCGCATCCGGAAGCCGGGTCCGGGGCTCCCGCCTCCGCGACACGATCGTCGGCGCGGACAGCGTCATCGAGGACTGCGATCTGATAGATTCCCTCGTCGGGGACCGCGTGACGCTTCGAGGCGTGCGCGGCAGAGTGAGCGTGGGAGACGACGGAGTCGTCGAAGGCGAGCGGACTTGA
- a CDS encoding LeuA family protein — MRQDELIYDWNALPGSHDYVGTRVELDDETLRDGLQNPSVKDPPIEKKIELLHLMVDLGIHAVDIGLPGAGPRAHEACLALAREIVDGRLPIEANAAARTVRADIEPVARVQQATGLNIEVATFIGSSPIRQYAENWDVDQILASSRDAIEFAIGEGLDVMYVTEDTTRSRPRTLARLFSAAVEAGARRICLADTVGHSTPHGVRRLVRFAKDIVAGTGESVKIDWHGHRDRGFGLANALAAIEEGVDRVHATALGIGERIGNVEMDLLLVNLHLLGTHDHPIDRLSDYCRLTAEMCGVDVPHNYPVIGDDAFRTGTGVHAAAIIKAMQKGDGWLEDRVYSGVPASIVGRKQTIEISPVSGLSNVRFWLSQHGYDAGDETLCEAVFRLAKKCDHTLSRDEIEAEIAGVEAART, encoded by the coding sequence TTGAGGCAGGACGAACTGATATACGACTGGAACGCGCTTCCGGGCAGCCACGACTACGTGGGGACCCGCGTCGAACTGGACGACGAGACGCTGCGCGACGGCCTGCAGAATCCGTCCGTCAAGGACCCGCCCATCGAGAAGAAGATCGAACTCCTCCACCTGATGGTGGATCTCGGCATTCACGCCGTCGACATCGGTCTTCCCGGGGCCGGACCCCGCGCCCACGAAGCGTGCCTCGCGCTGGCTCGCGAGATCGTCGATGGCCGGCTCCCGATCGAGGCCAACGCGGCCGCCCGCACGGTCCGGGCCGACATAGAACCCGTGGCGCGCGTCCAGCAGGCGACCGGCCTCAACATCGAGGTCGCCACCTTCATCGGAAGCTCGCCCATCCGCCAGTACGCCGAGAACTGGGATGTGGACCAGATCCTCGCTTCGTCGCGCGACGCCATCGAGTTCGCCATCGGCGAGGGACTCGACGTGATGTACGTGACGGAAGACACGACGCGGTCGCGGCCCAGGACGCTCGCCCGGCTCTTCTCGGCCGCGGTCGAGGCGGGGGCCCGCCGGATCTGTCTCGCGGACACCGTCGGCCACTCGACGCCCCACGGGGTGCGGCGACTCGTGCGGTTCGCGAAGGACATCGTGGCCGGCACGGGTGAATCCGTGAAGATCGACTGGCACGGTCACCGCGACCGCGGCTTCGGGCTCGCGAACGCGCTGGCGGCGATCGAGGAGGGGGTCGACCGCGTGCATGCCACCGCGCTGGGGATCGGCGAGCGGATCGGCAACGTCGAGATGGACCTGCTGCTCGTGAACCTCCACCTGCTCGGGACGCACGACCACCCGATCGACCGGCTGTCGGACTACTGCCGCCTCACGGCGGAGATGTGCGGGGTCGACGTGCCCCACAACTACCCCGTGATCGGGGACGACGCCTTCCGGACGGGGACGGGCGTGCACGCGGCCGCGATCATCAAGGCCATGCAGAAGGGGGACGGCTGGCTGGAGGACCGCGTCTACAGCGGCGTGCCGGCTTCGATCGTGGGACGGAAACAGACCATCGAGATTTCTCCGGTGTCCGGTCTCAGCAACGTCCGCTTCTGGCTGAGCCAGCACGGATACGACGCCGGGGACGAAACCCTGTGCGAGGCGGTGTTCCGGCTCGCCAAGAAGTGCGATCACACGCTCTCGCGGGACGAAATCGAAGCCGAGATCGCGGGCGTCGAGGCGGCGCGGACATGA
- a CDS encoding isocitrate/isopropylmalate family dehydrogenase — protein MTTKPLHDVVLIPGDGIGPEIAEATVAILEAAGAPIRWRECLGGVTAMETVGEPLPQATLEAIEATGVALKGPLTTPIGSGFRSVNVALRKHFDLYANVRPAVTILPAARYQDVDLVIVRENTEGLYAGIEHFIGMENDPRAVAESVMLITRYGSRRIVRFAFEYALAHDRRLVTLVHKANILKYTQGLFLEVGRNVAAEYEGRVEFDEKIVDATAMQLALDPYRFDVIVTENMFGDILSDQVAGLIGGLGFAPGANLGERAAIFEAVHGSAPDIAGQGIANPTSLLLAGCLLLDHLEEGEVAARIRAALHRTLQEGAAYTPDLGGSARTAEFAGAVIERLEDTGA, from the coding sequence ATGACGACGAAACCTCTGCACGACGTCGTGTTGATCCCGGGCGACGGCATTGGCCCGGAGATCGCCGAGGCCACGGTCGCGATCCTGGAGGCCGCCGGCGCGCCCATCCGCTGGCGCGAATGCCTCGGGGGCGTCACCGCCATGGAGACCGTCGGCGAGCCGCTTCCGCAGGCGACCCTCGAAGCGATCGAGGCGACCGGCGTCGCGCTCAAAGGGCCGCTCACGACCCCCATCGGCTCCGGCTTCCGGTCCGTGAACGTGGCGCTGCGCAAGCACTTCGACCTCTACGCGAACGTGCGTCCGGCGGTCACCATCCTCCCGGCCGCCCGCTATCAGGACGTGGACCTCGTCATCGTGCGCGAGAACACCGAGGGCCTCTACGCCGGGATCGAGCACTTCATCGGGATGGAGAACGACCCCCGCGCCGTCGCCGAATCCGTCATGCTCATTACGCGTTACGGGTCGCGCCGCATCGTCCGCTTCGCGTTCGAGTACGCCCTCGCCCACGACCGGCGGCTCGTGACCCTCGTCCACAAGGCGAATATCCTCAAGTACACGCAGGGTCTCTTCCTCGAGGTCGGACGCAACGTCGCGGCCGAGTACGAGGGACGGGTGGAATTCGACGAGAAGATCGTGGACGCCACGGCGATGCAGTTGGCACTGGATCCGTACCGCTTCGACGTGATCGTGACCGAGAACATGTTCGGCGACATCCTCTCCGATCAGGTCGCCGGACTCATCGGCGGACTCGGCTTCGCGCCGGGCGCGAACCTCGGCGAGCGGGCGGCGATCTTCGAGGCGGTGCATGGATCGGCCCCGGACATCGCGGGGCAGGGGATCGCGAACCCCACCTCCCTCCTGCTCGCGGGATGCCTGCTGCTCGACCACCTCGAAGAAGGCGAAGTGGCCGCGCGCATCCGCGCCGCCCTGCACCGGACCCTGCAGGAGGGTGCCGCGTATACTCCGGACCTCGGTGGGTCCGCGCGCACGGCCGAGTTCGCCGGCGCGGTGATCGAACGACTGGAAGACACGGGTGCATGA
- a CDS encoding acyl-CoA dehydrogenase family protein, which produces MTFEGVDYFNLDALLHEEEIAIRDLVREWVDQEVLPIIGHHYIERTFPRELIPQMGELGFFGANLPEEYGCAGLNNVAYGLIMQELERADSGIRSFVSVQGALVMYPIFAFGSEEQKREWLPRLASGESIGCFGLTEPDFGSNPGGMITRAVEDGDEWVLNGAKMWITNGSMSDVAVIWAKTGDLDDVGSIRGFIVETARDGFSASDQKGKLSLLASDTSELVLQDVRVPRTNLLPGSGGLKSPLKCLTQARYGISWGAVGAAMACYRESVDYAKNRVQFDGTPIAQTQIQQVRIADMLTEITKAQLLCLRLGRMKDEGTMRPQHVSLAKRNNVNMACECARESRRLLGANGILAEYASMRHMANLESVYTYEGTHDIHSLILGHDATGLPAYN; this is translated from the coding sequence ATGACCTTCGAAGGTGTCGACTACTTCAATCTCGATGCGCTCCTTCATGAAGAGGAGATCGCCATTCGGGATCTGGTGCGCGAGTGGGTGGACCAGGAGGTCCTGCCCATCATCGGCCACCACTACATCGAACGCACGTTCCCGCGGGAACTCATCCCCCAGATGGGAGAACTCGGCTTCTTCGGGGCGAACCTCCCCGAGGAGTACGGCTGCGCGGGCCTCAACAACGTCGCCTACGGCCTCATCATGCAGGAACTCGAGCGGGCGGACTCGGGCATCCGCTCCTTCGTCTCGGTCCAGGGCGCCCTCGTCATGTACCCGATCTTCGCCTTCGGGTCGGAGGAACAGAAGCGCGAGTGGCTGCCGCGGCTGGCGAGCGGCGAGTCCATCGGCTGCTTCGGCCTCACCGAGCCCGACTTCGGCTCCAACCCCGGCGGCATGATCACGAGGGCCGTCGAAGACGGCGACGAGTGGGTCCTCAACGGCGCCAAGATGTGGATCACGAACGGCTCGATGTCCGATGTGGCGGTGATCTGGGCCAAGACCGGAGACCTGGACGACGTCGGCTCGATCCGCGGCTTCATCGTCGAGACCGCGCGCGACGGCTTCTCCGCCAGCGACCAGAAGGGGAAACTCTCCCTCCTGGCCTCCGACACGTCCGAACTCGTCCTGCAGGACGTGCGGGTGCCGCGCACGAACCTCCTCCCGGGCAGCGGGGGGCTCAAGAGCCCGCTGAAGTGCCTCACGCAGGCGCGCTACGGGATCTCGTGGGGGGCGGTCGGCGCCGCCATGGCCTGCTATCGCGAATCGGTCGACTACGCGAAGAACCGCGTGCAGTTCGACGGGACGCCGATCGCGCAGACCCAGATACAGCAGGTCCGGATCGCGGACATGCTGACCGAGATCACGAAGGCGCAGCTTCTTTGCCTCCGGCTCGGCCGGATGAAGGACGAAGGCACGATGCGGCCGCAGCACGTCTCCCTCGCGAAGCGGAACAACGTGAACATGGCGTGCGAGTGCGCGCGCGAGTCGCGGCGCCTGCTCGGAGCGAACGGGATCCTCGCCGAGTACGCCTCGATGCGCCACATGGCGAACCTCGAGTCGGTCTACACGTACGAGGGCACCCACGACATCCATTCCCTGATCCTCGGACACGACGCGACCGGACTGCCCGCCTACAACTGA
- a CDS encoding MBL fold metallo-hydrolase: protein MRGAILRLAGAGALAGGALACAPGPDIAPESKAATAGFCSNVPRSQYADLERVEVADDWFEAYRVAPRVYAIYEPFQFQEVISYLILGEEGALLFDTGMGIGRIRAVVDELTALPVTVLNSHTHMDHVGGNAEFERVLALDTEFTRAHARGRTNVEVRGEVAGNALCRPLPAGITEDNYHTPAFEVSAFIDDGHRIDLGGRTLEVIAVPGHTPDAIALVDREAGFLWTGDSFYEGPIWLFAPETDLQAYRASVARLAELAPELTMLFTGHNTPVAQPSRLLELHDAVEAMFDGIAVGNRLRDGGVEFVFEGFSIMVGPDPR from the coding sequence GTGCGCGGGGCGATCCTCCGGCTGGCGGGCGCGGGCGCGCTGGCCGGGGGGGCGCTCGCCTGCGCACCGGGCCCGGACATCGCCCCCGAATCCAAGGCCGCGACGGCGGGGTTCTGCTCGAACGTGCCCCGTTCGCAGTACGCCGATCTGGAGCGCGTCGAAGTCGCGGATGACTGGTTCGAGGCGTATCGCGTCGCCCCGCGCGTGTACGCGATCTACGAGCCGTTCCAGTTCCAGGAGGTCATCTCCTACCTGATCCTGGGTGAGGAGGGCGCCCTCCTCTTCGACACGGGGATGGGGATCGGCCGCATCCGCGCCGTCGTGGACGAACTCACGGCGCTGCCCGTGACCGTCCTCAACTCGCACACGCACATGGACCACGTCGGGGGCAACGCCGAGTTCGAGCGCGTGCTTGCCCTGGACACGGAGTTCACTCGCGCGCACGCCCGGGGCCGCACGAACGTCGAGGTGCGCGGAGAAGTGGCCGGAAACGCGCTCTGTCGGCCCCTGCCCGCGGGAATCACGGAGGACAACTACCATACGCCCGCCTTCGAGGTCTCCGCCTTCATCGACGACGGACACCGCATCGACTTGGGGGGGCGCACGCTCGAAGTCATCGCCGTCCCCGGCCACACGCCCGACGCGATCGCCCTCGTCGACCGCGAAGCCGGGTTCCTCTGGACGGGCGATTCCTTCTACGAGGGCCCGATCTGGCTCTTCGCCCCCGAGACGGACCTGCAGGCGTACCGGGCCTCGGTGGCCCGACTCGCCGAGCTCGCGCCCGAGTTGACGATGCTGTTCACGGGCCATAACACGCCGGTCGCGCAGCCCTCGCGGCTGCTCGAACTGCACGACGCCGTGGAAGCCATGTTCGACGGCATCGCCGTCGGCAACCGACTGCGGGACGGCGGGGTCGAGTTCGTGTTCGAAGGGTTCTCGATCATGGTCGGCCCGGACCCGCGTTGA
- the mmuM gene encoding homocysteine S-methyltransferase yields MTDPIRDFIEREGFLVLDGGLATELEALGCDLNDPLWSARALIDDPEAIRAAHRRFLDAGADCIATATYQATFEGFAARGLDAAATVRVLRESVDVALSARADFLGGRGAPPLDGPPSAPGGPVAASGPPPLVAASIGPYGAYLADGSEYTGDYGLSAAELYDFHAPRWQVLAETEADVLACETTPSVEETRAYCRLAAVSHRPTWISFQCRDGARLADGTPLEAAVALCDAEPHVVAVGANCTDPSLTVSLIGAARRATGKPILVYPNSGETWDAETKCWTGPATPMDWAGSAAEWRAAGADGIGGCCRVGPAEVAAIRGGTVSFQRTVT; encoded by the coding sequence TTGACCGACCCGATCCGCGACTTCATCGAGCGGGAGGGCTTCCTGGTCCTCGACGGCGGCCTTGCGACGGAACTCGAGGCGCTGGGCTGCGATCTCAACGATCCCCTGTGGTCCGCCCGCGCGCTCATCGACGATCCCGAGGCGATCCGCGCCGCGCACCGCCGCTTCCTCGACGCGGGGGCCGACTGCATCGCCACCGCGACCTACCAGGCGACCTTCGAGGGTTTCGCGGCGCGCGGGCTCGACGCGGCGGCGACCGTGCGCGTCCTGCGCGAGTCCGTCGACGTCGCCCTCTCGGCCCGCGCGGACTTTCTCGGCGGCCGCGGTGCGCCCCCGCTCGACGGCCCGCCGTCCGCGCCCGGTGGGCCGGTGGCCGCGAGCGGCCCGCCCCCGCTCGTCGCGGCGAGCATCGGGCCGTACGGGGCCTACCTGGCCGATGGATCGGAGTACACGGGCGACTACGGGCTCTCCGCGGCCGAGTTGTACGACTTCCACGCCCCGCGCTGGCAGGTCCTCGCCGAGACGGAGGCCGACGTCCTCGCCTGCGAGACGACGCCCTCCGTGGAGGAGACGCGCGCCTACTGCCGGCTCGCCGCCGTGTCCCATCGCCCGACGTGGATCAGCTTCCAGTGCCGCGACGGCGCGCGCCTCGCGGACGGCACCCCGCTCGAGGCCGCCGTCGCCCTGTGCGACGCCGAACCCCACGTCGTCGCGGTCGGCGCGAATTGCACGGATCCGAGCCTCACGGTGTCTCTCATCGGGGCGGCTCGCCGCGCGACCGGGAAACCGATCCTCGTCTACCCGAACTCGGGCGAGACCTGGGACGCCGAGACGAAGTGCTGGACCGGCCCGGCGACCCCCATGGACTGGGCGGGGAGCGCCGCCGAGTGGCGCGCGGCGGGCGCCGACGGCATCGGCGGCTGCTGCCGCGTGGGGCCCGCCGAGGTCGCCGCCATCCGCGGCGGGACCGTGTCGTTTCAGCGGACCGTCACTTGA